Proteins co-encoded in one Stomoxys calcitrans chromosome 5, idStoCalc2.1, whole genome shotgun sequence genomic window:
- the LOC106081021 gene encoding sensory neuron membrane protein 1-like, with product MSEKLYRNVAIGCVAFSAVGLLVGLGFPPLMTKMIKSQINLKPGSETRLMWEKFPIWIKFSIFVFNVTNPDEVQNGGKPRLQEVGPFVFEEWKDKYDLTDFEEEDAVEFNMRNTFIFRPDLGLSGEEIVVFPHPLIQVMGISIKRDKVAMLSMIAEGIENLFKPTTPFLRAPAIDIFFRGFDIDCSPENFAAKAICLNFHTGAVKGAEKIDDTHFKFSLLGGGNHTDGGRFKVSRGIRDYRTIGQVLEFEEDTEMNVWPGDECNKIRGTDSTIFAPLMKPSEGLWSFSADLCRSLGPKVEKKVTYNGVPAYRYIMDLGDVKNEPENHCFCKDYPDDCPLKGTMELALCNETPMIASLPHFLNADPQLLAGVDGLQPDEKKHSIYIDFEIISGTPLNIAKRLQFSLDVEPIEEIPVMSKLRPLVMPLFWVEESVALNKDFTNLIKSKVFTTKTIVKVFMWNAIVIGVCGAAFSALMIYLRRQDDKKLKSLLLSFLSSFSSSDHHDWLVLRSGTLSGQAFKKAYCLAKYWVAQKIYNDPQEI from the exons cAAATAAATCTTAAACCTGGCTCCGAAACGCGACTAATGTgggaaaaatttcccatatggataaaattctcaatttttgtatTCAATGTCACTAATCCGGATGAGGTGCAAAATGGAGGTAAACCCAGATTACAAGAAGTTGGGCCATTTGTATTCGA AGAATGGAAAGACAAATATGATCTGACAGATTTTGAAGAGGAAGATGCGGTGGAATTCAATATGCGCAACACATTTATATTTCGCCCTGACCTGGGTTTGAGTGGTGAGGAAATTGTGGTATTTCCACATCCTTTGATACAG GTCATGGGTATATCCATTAAACGTGATAAGGTTGctatgctgagtatgattgCCGAAGGTATAGAGAATCTATTTAAACCCACCACCCCCTTTCTGCGTGCTCCGGCCATAGATATTTTCTTTCGGGGTTTTGATATTGACTGTTCCCCTGAAAATTTCGCTGCTAAGGCAATTTGTCTGAATTTCCATACAGGTGCTGTAAAGGGGGCAGAAAAAATCGATGAcacacattttaaattttcactgcTGGGAGGG GGTAATCATACCGATGGTGGCCGCTTTAAGGTTTCACGAGGCATACGCGATTATCGAACCATAGGCCAGGTTCTTGAGTTTGAGGAGGACACCGAAATGAATGTCTGGCCTGGGGATGAGTGCAATAAGATACGTGGAACCGATTCTACCATATTTGCTCCTCTAATGAAACCCAGCGAAGGTCTATGGTCGTTCTCAGCTGATCTGTGTCGTTCATTGGGACCGAAAGTTGAAAAGAAGGTCACCTATAATGGAGTACCAGCTTATCGTTATATAATGGATTTGGGGGATGTTAAG AATGAACCTGAAAATCATTGCTTTTGCAAAGACTATCCAGATGATTGCCCGCTCAAAGGTACCATGGAACTGGCGCTGTGCAATGAAACACCAATGATTGCTTCCTTGCCACATTTTCTGAATGCTGATCCCCAACTATTGGCCGGTGTCGATGGTTTGCAGCCCGATGAGAAAAAGCATAGCATTTATATAGATTTTGAAATT ATATCCGGTACACCCTTGAACATTGCCAAACGTTTACAGTTCAGTTTGGATGTGGAGCCGATCGAAGAAATTCCAGTCATGAGCAAATTGAGGCCCTTGGTAATGCCGTTATTTTGGGTTGAGGAATCTGTGGCATTGAATAAAGATTTCACCAATCTTATTAAGAGTAAAGTATTTAC AACAAAAACTATCGTGAAGGTCTTTATGTGGAATGCTATAGTCATTGGAGTATGTGGTGCTGCCTTTTCAGCTTTGATGATATATCTACGTCGACAGGATgataaaaaa TTAAAAAGTCTTCTGCTCTCCTTCCTGAGCAGCTTCAGTTCCAGTGACCACCATGACTGGCTGGTTTTGCGTAGTGGTACTCTTTCGGGACAAGCCTTCAAAAAGGCCTATTGTTTagcaaagtattgggttgcccaaaaa ATCTACAATGATCCACAAGAAATCTAA